In a genomic window of Roseiflexus castenholzii DSM 13941:
- a CDS encoding acyl-CoA dehydrogenase family protein translates to MTTLDVETLDMVLSTLREYAERKLTPEYLRHLDHNDEFPAEVLKDLYDPNKLGIHLLFIPEEYGGLGGGAYDIYRVSEAMAAIDLGIATGVLATFLGTDPITVGGTEEQKKYWMGRIAEEGLLVAYGATEPQAGSDLATLTTKAVPVVEDGKVIGYKISGRKQWISNGGVAKIYTILANAPGGISWFIVEHDAPGFTKGKPEDKHGIRASNTAALFLDEVFVPADRLVGGVEGKGLAQAAAVFGYTRLMVGSFGLGAGWEAMRRAIRYAQTRIQGGKPLSQQQGLTHKLIVPNVARLEAARHYIEWVAETIDGGNDQQQTEGAVAKYMATEAGNKAAEDAIQVHGGYGYTKEYMVEKIKRDVRITCIYEGTSEIMEWTIARDRWQFHLKTKGAYYHDWAARVEQVHQREPNNGANVAALAMHALANVLERARIDRLTRNQHILFRLGELIAWAETAAIFSERVSSKPTVASGLDLPTEQALARIFARMAAYKVATDGLAWLIGAGQTDPNLANTLNLPAIFAAQAGQIADMDFVAAKLVEAFPAA, encoded by the coding sequence ATGACCACTCTGGATGTCGAGACGCTCGATATGGTTCTGTCGACGCTGCGCGAATACGCTGAACGGAAACTGACGCCTGAATATCTCCGCCATCTCGATCATAACGACGAATTCCCCGCTGAAGTGCTGAAAGACCTGTACGATCCCAACAAACTTGGCATTCACCTGCTGTTCATTCCCGAAGAGTACGGCGGTTTGGGCGGCGGGGCATATGATATTTATCGTGTGTCGGAAGCGATGGCTGCCATCGACCTTGGCATTGCGACCGGCGTTCTGGCGACGTTCCTCGGCACCGATCCGATCACCGTCGGCGGTACCGAGGAGCAGAAAAAATACTGGATGGGGCGCATTGCCGAGGAAGGGTTGCTGGTGGCATACGGCGCCACCGAGCCGCAGGCCGGCTCCGACCTCGCAACGCTGACAACCAAAGCCGTGCCGGTGGTCGAGGACGGCAAGGTGATCGGGTACAAGATCAGCGGGCGTAAGCAGTGGATCTCGAACGGCGGCGTCGCCAAAATCTATACGATCCTGGCGAACGCGCCCGGCGGCATCTCCTGGTTTATCGTTGAGCACGACGCCCCCGGCTTCACCAAAGGCAAACCGGAAGACAAACATGGCATCCGCGCCTCGAATACCGCAGCGCTGTTCCTCGATGAAGTCTTCGTCCCTGCCGACCGGTTGGTTGGCGGCGTGGAAGGCAAAGGACTGGCGCAGGCAGCGGCAGTCTTCGGCTATACCCGCCTGATGGTTGGATCGTTTGGTCTTGGCGCCGGATGGGAGGCGATGCGCCGCGCCATTCGCTATGCGCAAACGCGCATTCAGGGTGGAAAGCCGCTCAGCCAGCAGCAGGGGCTGACGCATAAACTGATTGTGCCGAACGTTGCTCGCCTTGAAGCGGCGCGCCATTATATCGAGTGGGTCGCCGAAACGATCGATGGCGGCAATGATCAGCAGCAGACCGAAGGCGCAGTGGCGAAGTATATGGCGACGGAGGCAGGGAATAAGGCTGCCGAAGACGCCATTCAAGTCCACGGCGGGTATGGCTACACCAAAGAGTACATGGTCGAGAAGATCAAGCGCGATGTGCGCATTACCTGCATCTATGAGGGCACATCTGAGATCATGGAGTGGACGATTGCCCGCGACCGCTGGCAGTTCCATCTGAAGACGAAGGGCGCCTACTACCACGATTGGGCGGCGCGCGTTGAGCAGGTGCATCAGCGTGAACCGAACAATGGCGCGAATGTCGCGGCACTGGCGATGCATGCGCTGGCGAATGTGCTCGAGCGCGCGCGTATCGACCGCCTGACGCGCAATCAGCATATTCTGTTCCGCCTCGGCGAACTGATCGCCTGGGCTGAGACCGCAGCGATCTTCAGCGAACGGGTGAGCAGCAAGCCGACGGTCGCCTCTGGTCTTGATCTGCCGACTGAACAGGCGCTGGCGCGCATTTTCGCGCGCATGGCCGCCTACAAGGTCGCCACCGACGGACTCGCCTGGTTGATCGGCGCCGGTCAGACCGACCCGAACCTGGCGAATACGCTCAACCTGCCCGCCATCTTTGCCGCACAGGCCGGGCAGATCGCAGATATGGATTTTGTCGCGGCGAAATTGGTCGAGGCATTCCCGGCAGCCTGA
- a CDS encoding type I polyketide synthase, whose protein sequence is MSDTTERAIAIVGVGAILPDAPNAPAFWTNILNKRYSITETPPERWSIADYYDPDPAAPDKTYSKIGGWVRGFTFDWKRFKIPPRVAAAMDEGQQWAVTIAAETLADYGYPERALDTDRTGVILGTAMGGELHYITHQRVVFPEYVHLLERTEAWRRLPREVQEALIAQWHAELDRTLPPVTEDTMPGELPNIVSGRVANVLNLRGPNFITDAACASTLAAVDAACEQLIQHQCDAVLTGGVDRNMGASTFVKFCKIGALSATGTRPFGDGADGFVMGEGSAAFLLKRLADAERDGDRIYAVIRGVGGSSDGKGKGITAPNPIGQILAVERAWKDAGLDPATATLVEAHGTSTRVGDVVEVESLSSCFGKAERGSIGLGSVKSNIGHLKAGAGAAGLLKAVMAIYHKILPPTLNCEKPNPNINFSATPFYLLTEAREWERRGNIPRRAGVSAYGFGGTNFHVVLEEYIPGMIRTEPKVYAGAAVPSAGAAGGASVALSAATSTVSASVPPPTGPRLRSEKKPLRGILAIGAPTPKELKDKIDAIFQKVEAGWTPPITPPDPNELAQQERVVIDFGDHDELLDRLKKAQKAAGFDNPAAWKALQAQGVFRGSGPKPGKIAFLFPGQGSQYVNMGRELLSEPAFAEVIKESDAVMTPILGKPLSSFIYVDASDPAALKKAEHDLMQTAITQPAMLTLDAALCRLLKEYGFEPDMVMGHSLGEYAALNAAGIMPFAEALEASAARGAEMSKVKVDDNGWMAAVMAPLDVVLRTLDEIDGYVIPANINSYNQVVIGGASKAVEKAIEVFTQKGYQAQRIPVSHAFHTRIVAPASGPLRKQLDRFHIAPPRITMVANVTGELYPTTVEEIKDILEKQIASPVQWVKGIETLYREGARCFVEVGPKKALKGFVDDVLGNKPDVVSLFTNHPKTGTIQSFNQALCGLYAAGYGLVDETADVQKDGSAQARVATAAVATTGASAPVAASAPAPTPAPIAANAPAPQPVSASAPAVPQVAAGAAVSQTVEEATMGNGIPLDTLGKLLTQALQGAQTTQRPAYNAPVYDRNLPPTGSVIISGTGLGLPGAEKPVMDEQNALRILHGEQFIDLIPERFRRQMLAHNITRVVKSEDGSGSFETLTEPDEVIRLAGRPGPFNLSEEYGVPAKLVEALDSTTQLAMAAGLDALREAGIPLVQTYRRTTTGKDLPDRWMLPEALRDETGVIFASAFPGLDRLAEEFERYYTYEHRREQLEALEALRRVTTDPATLAEIVRRIGELRDLLEREPYIFDRRFLFRILAMGHSQFAEYIGARGPNTHVNAACAATTQAIAIAEDWIRSGRCRRVLVIAADNVTSDHLLPWIGAGFLATGAAATDDRVEEAALPFDRRRHGMILGMGACALVVESEDAVRERGMRGIVEVLSTEAANSAFHGTRLDVEHIAGVMNSLMTAAERRFGIDRRTIAPHLVFVSHETYTPARGGSASAEVVALRKTFGESASQVIVSNTKGFTGHPMGVGIEDVIAVKILEHGIVPPVPNYKEVDPELGTLNLSRGGRYPVQYALHLAAGFGSQIAMTLLRRIPGSVDRIDNRARYDYWLDQVSGYDHAETEVVKRVLRIKPQGAPARRPAPSAWVPGTGPTLRAAAPGDGVAFAPAAIQYAPAPQPVPIAPSSVPSTPAPVAPAPTNGKPAPTPVASAPLPAPAPTPVASTPPPALAPTPVASAPPPALAPTPVAPVAPVPEMDGVTEKVLQIVAEKTGYPPEMLDLDLDLEADLGVDTVKQAETFVAVREAFGIPQVENLRLRDFPTLRDVVGFVYKQKPELKPSAAPVVAAPPAPAAAPADGAPSAPAIAPAVAASSAPVVDTVAAKVLDVVAEKTGYPPEMLDLDLDLEADLGVDTVKQAETFAAIREAFGIERIENLKLRDYPTLRHVINFVYEHRPDLKTMAVSAPEPVAAPASAPAPAAAAAPAAPAATADPVTERVLAVVAEKTGYPPEMLDLDLDLEADLGVDTVKQAETFAAIREAFGIERIENLKLRDYPTLRHVINFVYEHRPDLKTVAVSAPEPVAAPASAPAPAAAAAPADPVTERVLAVVAEKTGYPPEMLELDLDLEADLGVDTVKQAETFAAIREAFGIERIENLKLRDYPTLRHVINFVYDHRPDLKPSATPAASAPAPTAAAAPAAPATTADPVTERVLAVVAEKTGYPPEMLDLDLDLEADLGVDTVKQAETFAAIREAFGIERVEDLKLRDYPTLRHVINFVYDRRPDLKPSEGVTTTPVATGAAPVASAAPTPAAQPAVTLAPVENADMVPRRVVVPALRPAIDLCKPTGVALDGNTRVVVMMDRGGVGKALLNRLEKRGVGTLVIEEPPSAEELEQRLKGWLAEGPIHGVYWLPALDVEPAIEEMDLATWRELNQVRVKNLYLTLRTLYDTLVGPGTFLVSATRLGGLHGYGPEGASAPLGGAVVGCTKSYKRERQDILVKAVDFEPGRKTAEPADLLIAETLFDPGVVEVGYRDSLRYTVTFEERPTADGTPGMTLGKDTVFVVTGAAGGITSAITADLAAASGGIFYLLDLTPKPNPDDPNIALFRQDKEALKRKLIEDFRAAGERPTPVMIDRKILAIEREEAALRAIEAVQAAGGTAHYFSVNLLDGPGVAAVIADVRERYGRIDVLLHAGGIEISKALPDKEPKEFDLVFDIKADGYFSILNAAKGMPIGATVVFSSVAGRFGNSGQSDYSSANDLLCKVTSSMRTWRPETRGIAIDWTAWGGIGMATRGSIPKIMEMAGIDMLPPEAGIPTIRRELTKSAFRGEIVVGQRLGILAAEFDETGGLDPAKVDTGGRLMIGSVKAFKLYGGIEVETTLDPKEQPFLYDHQIDGVPVLPGVMGTEAFAELATLLTPGFRVASISEQFSSPFKFHRNQPRTLYLSATIHPTGNGTLVAKTTLRGMVQPRPELSPRFDTHFVGEVYLTTAPVEERTIDFVPPSTEALDIDRERIYRVYFHGPAYQVMERIGVMGDRAVALMVDGLPPNSSPDMPMLIAPRVIELCFQAAGMWEMVTHRAMALPSAIGSVTILRHPERAEGRRLYALVTAIDGGASYDVQVVDTDGTVYVDLRGYRTSRLPGEVTV, encoded by the coding sequence ATGAGTGACACGACAGAACGGGCGATTGCAATTGTCGGGGTGGGCGCGATCCTTCCCGATGCTCCTAATGCGCCCGCCTTCTGGACCAATATTCTGAACAAACGCTATAGTATTACCGAGACGCCGCCGGAGCGCTGGAGTATTGCGGATTACTACGATCCCGATCCCGCCGCGCCGGATAAGACCTACTCGAAGATCGGCGGCTGGGTGCGTGGCTTTACCTTCGACTGGAAACGCTTCAAGATCCCGCCGCGCGTTGCAGCCGCTATGGACGAAGGGCAACAGTGGGCAGTGACGATTGCCGCCGAGACGCTCGCCGATTATGGGTACCCTGAGCGCGCCCTCGACACTGACCGCACCGGCGTCATCCTGGGAACGGCGATGGGTGGTGAGTTGCACTATATCACTCATCAGCGCGTGGTGTTCCCTGAATATGTCCACCTGCTCGAACGCACCGAAGCCTGGCGACGGTTGCCCCGGGAGGTGCAGGAGGCGCTGATCGCGCAGTGGCACGCGGAACTTGACCGCACCCTCCCGCCGGTGACCGAGGATACAATGCCTGGCGAGTTGCCGAACATTGTATCGGGACGTGTGGCGAATGTGTTGAACCTGCGCGGTCCGAATTTCATTACCGACGCCGCCTGCGCCTCGACGCTCGCAGCAGTCGATGCGGCATGCGAGCAATTGATCCAGCATCAGTGCGATGCCGTGCTGACCGGCGGTGTGGACCGCAATATGGGCGCCAGCACATTTGTGAAGTTCTGCAAAATCGGTGCGCTTTCCGCCACCGGCACGCGACCGTTTGGCGATGGCGCCGATGGTTTTGTGATGGGTGAAGGATCCGCCGCCTTCCTGCTCAAGCGGCTTGCCGATGCCGAACGCGATGGCGACCGCATCTACGCGGTCATTCGTGGCGTTGGCGGGTCGTCCGACGGCAAGGGGAAAGGCATTACCGCACCCAACCCGATCGGGCAGATTCTCGCCGTCGAACGCGCCTGGAAGGATGCAGGGCTGGACCCGGCGACAGCAACGCTCGTCGAGGCGCACGGCACCAGCACCCGCGTTGGCGATGTCGTCGAGGTCGAAAGTCTGTCGTCCTGCTTTGGCAAAGCCGAGCGCGGCAGCATTGGGCTTGGATCGGTGAAGAGCAATATCGGGCACCTCAAGGCAGGCGCAGGCGCAGCCGGCTTGCTGAAGGCGGTTATGGCGATCTACCACAAAATTCTGCCGCCGACCCTGAATTGCGAAAAGCCCAACCCGAATATCAACTTCAGCGCCACGCCGTTCTACCTGCTCACCGAGGCGCGTGAGTGGGAGCGCCGCGGGAACATTCCACGCCGCGCCGGCGTCAGCGCCTATGGCTTCGGCGGCACCAACTTCCACGTTGTCCTTGAGGAATACATTCCCGGCATGATCCGCACCGAGCCGAAGGTCTACGCCGGCGCCGCCGTGCCGTCGGCAGGCGCTGCGGGAGGCGCATCCGTCGCTCTGAGTGCGGCAACATCGACGGTTTCCGCCAGCGTGCCGCCTCCCACCGGACCACGCCTGCGCTCTGAGAAGAAGCCGTTGCGCGGCATCCTGGCGATTGGCGCGCCAACACCAAAGGAACTCAAGGATAAGATCGATGCAATCTTCCAGAAGGTCGAAGCCGGCTGGACGCCGCCCATTACGCCACCCGATCCGAATGAACTGGCGCAGCAGGAGCGCGTCGTTATCGACTTTGGCGATCACGACGAATTGCTCGACCGCCTGAAGAAAGCACAGAAGGCGGCAGGCTTCGATAACCCCGCCGCCTGGAAAGCATTGCAGGCACAGGGCGTCTTCCGCGGCAGTGGTCCGAAGCCGGGCAAGATCGCCTTCCTCTTCCCTGGTCAGGGCAGCCAATATGTCAATATGGGGCGGGAACTGCTCAGTGAACCGGCGTTCGCCGAGGTCATCAAAGAGAGCGACGCGGTAATGACGCCGATCCTGGGCAAACCGCTCAGCAGTTTCATCTATGTGGATGCCAGCGACCCCGCCGCGCTCAAGAAAGCCGAACACGACTTGATGCAGACGGCGATCACGCAACCGGCGATGTTGACGCTCGATGCTGCACTTTGCCGCCTGCTCAAGGAGTATGGGTTCGAGCCGGATATGGTAATGGGGCATTCGCTCGGCGAATATGCAGCGCTGAACGCCGCCGGAATCATGCCGTTCGCGGAGGCGCTCGAAGCCTCAGCCGCGCGCGGCGCCGAGATGAGCAAAGTCAAAGTCGATGATAACGGTTGGATGGCGGCAGTGATGGCGCCGCTTGATGTGGTGCTGCGCACGCTCGATGAAATCGATGGGTATGTCATTCCAGCCAATATCAACTCCTACAATCAGGTGGTGATCGGTGGCGCCAGCAAAGCCGTCGAAAAGGCAATCGAGGTCTTCACCCAGAAGGGGTATCAGGCGCAGCGCATTCCGGTCAGCCACGCATTCCATACCCGCATTGTTGCGCCGGCGTCCGGTCCGCTCCGCAAACAGCTTGATCGCTTCCATATTGCACCGCCACGGATCACGATGGTCGCCAATGTGACCGGAGAACTCTACCCGACGACGGTTGAGGAGATTAAGGATATTCTCGAAAAGCAGATTGCGTCGCCGGTGCAGTGGGTCAAAGGAATCGAAACGCTCTACCGCGAAGGAGCGCGCTGCTTTGTCGAGGTTGGTCCGAAGAAGGCGCTCAAGGGGTTTGTGGACGATGTGCTCGGTAATAAGCCCGATGTGGTGTCGCTCTTTACGAACCATCCGAAGACCGGCACGATCCAGAGTTTCAATCAGGCGCTCTGTGGTCTTTACGCAGCGGGGTATGGTCTTGTAGACGAGACGGCGGACGTGCAGAAGGATGGTAGCGCTCAGGCGCGTGTGGCAACCGCAGCCGTTGCGACAACAGGTGCGTCTGCGCCCGTCGCTGCCAGCGCCCCGGCGCCCACACCCGCACCCATCGCTGCCAACGCTCCGGCGCCGCAACCGGTTTCCGCCAGCGCTCCTGCTGTTCCGCAGGTCGCCGCTGGCGCTGCTGTAAGTCAGACTGTCGAAGAGGCGACTATGGGCAATGGCATTCCGCTCGATACGCTTGGGAAACTGCTCACCCAGGCGCTGCAAGGAGCGCAAACGACGCAACGCCCGGCATACAACGCACCGGTGTACGACCGCAACCTGCCGCCCACCGGCTCGGTCATCATCTCTGGCACAGGACTCGGTCTGCCCGGCGCCGAAAAGCCGGTGATGGACGAGCAGAATGCACTGCGCATCCTGCACGGCGAGCAGTTCATCGATCTCATCCCGGAGCGCTTCCGCCGCCAGATGCTGGCGCACAACATCACGCGCGTTGTGAAGAGCGAAGATGGCAGTGGCAGTTTCGAAACCCTGACGGAACCCGATGAGGTCATTCGCCTTGCCGGGCGACCCGGTCCGTTCAATCTGAGTGAGGAGTACGGCGTTCCTGCCAAACTGGTCGAGGCGCTCGACTCGACGACTCAACTGGCGATGGCGGCTGGTCTCGATGCTCTGCGCGAGGCAGGCATTCCGCTGGTGCAGACCTACCGCCGCACGACCACCGGCAAAGATCTGCCGGATCGCTGGATGCTGCCCGAGGCGTTGCGCGACGAAACCGGCGTGATCTTCGCGTCGGCGTTTCCCGGTCTGGATCGCCTCGCCGAAGAATTCGAGCGCTACTACACCTACGAGCATCGCCGCGAGCAACTGGAAGCGCTTGAGGCGCTGCGCCGGGTGACGACCGATCCTGCAACGCTGGCGGAGATCGTCCGACGTATTGGCGAACTGCGCGATCTGCTCGAACGTGAACCTTATATCTTCGACCGGCGCTTCCTCTTCCGCATCCTGGCGATGGGACACAGCCAGTTCGCCGAGTATATCGGCGCGCGCGGTCCCAACACGCACGTCAATGCTGCATGCGCCGCCACCACCCAGGCAATTGCGATTGCGGAAGACTGGATCCGCTCCGGTCGTTGCCGCCGTGTTCTTGTGATCGCTGCCGATAATGTCACCAGTGACCATCTTTTGCCGTGGATCGGCGCAGGGTTCCTGGCGACCGGCGCCGCCGCGACCGACGACCGAGTCGAAGAGGCGGCATTGCCCTTCGACCGCCGCCGCCATGGGATGATCCTGGGTATGGGTGCGTGTGCGCTGGTGGTTGAGAGCGAAGATGCCGTGCGCGAACGCGGTATGCGTGGCATTGTCGAGGTGCTCAGCACGGAGGCGGCAAACAGCGCCTTCCATGGCACGCGCCTCGATGTCGAGCATATTGCGGGTGTGATGAACAGCCTGATGACCGCCGCTGAACGGCGCTTTGGCATCGACCGCCGGACCATCGCGCCGCACCTGGTTTTCGTCTCACACGAGACCTATACCCCCGCGCGTGGCGGCAGCGCATCGGCTGAGGTCGTCGCGCTGCGCAAGACCTTCGGCGAATCTGCCAGCCAGGTGATCGTCTCCAATACCAAGGGGTTCACCGGGCACCCAATGGGGGTCGGCATCGAGGACGTGATTGCGGTCAAGATTCTCGAACATGGGATTGTGCCGCCGGTTCCGAATTACAAAGAGGTCGATCCCGAACTCGGCACGCTCAATCTGAGTCGCGGCGGGCGCTATCCGGTGCAGTATGCGCTGCACCTGGCGGCCGGCTTCGGTTCGCAGATTGCGATGACCTTGCTGCGCCGCATCCCTGGCAGTGTTGATCGCATCGACAACCGCGCGCGCTACGATTACTGGCTCGATCAGGTAAGTGGGTACGACCATGCCGAAACCGAGGTGGTGAAGCGCGTGCTGCGAATCAAGCCGCAAGGTGCGCCAGCCCGCCGCCCTGCGCCCAGTGCCTGGGTTCCTGGCACCGGTCCGACGCTGCGCGCCGCTGCGCCTGGCGATGGCGTGGCATTCGCGCCGGCAGCAATCCAGTATGCGCCTGCGCCACAACCTGTACCGATAGCGCCATCGTCAGTGCCATCTACACCGGCGCCGGTAGCGCCAGCGCCAACCAATGGCAAGCCGGCTCCCACGCCGGTTGCATCCGCACCGCTGCCTGCGCCGGCTCCCACACCGGTAGCATCCACACCGCCGCCTGCGCTGGCTCCCACACCGGTAGCATCCGCACCGCCGCCTGCGCTGGCTCCCACACCGGTTGCGCCGGTTGCACCTGTGCCCGAAATGGATGGCGTCACCGAAAAAGTGTTGCAGATCGTCGCCGAGAAGACCGGCTACCCGCCGGAGATGCTCGACCTCGACCTCGACCTGGAAGCCGACCTGGGGGTGGATACGGTCAAGCAGGCGGAGACGTTCGTTGCGGTGCGTGAAGCGTTTGGCATTCCGCAGGTCGAAAATCTGCGCCTGCGCGACTTCCCAACGCTGCGCGACGTGGTTGGCTTCGTCTACAAGCAGAAGCCAGAACTCAAACCCTCTGCTGCGCCAGTGGTTGCCGCACCACCTGCACCCGCAGCGGCGCCGGCAGATGGTGCGCCTTCCGCACCCGCCATTGCGCCGGCCGTCGCCGCATCGTCGGCGCCGGTCGTCGATACGGTCGCTGCAAAGGTGCTCGACGTTGTTGCCGAGAAGACCGGCTACCCGCCGGAGATGCTCGACCTCGACCTCGACCTGGAAGCCGACCTGGGCGTGGATACAGTCAAGCAGGCGGAGACGTTCGCCGCCATCCGTGAAGCGTTCGGCATCGAGCGGATCGAAAACCTGAAACTGCGCGACTATCCGACCCTGCGCCACGTGATCAACTTTGTCTACGAGCATCGGCCCGACCTCAAGACGATGGCGGTGTCCGCGCCTGAACCGGTCGCAGCGCCTGCGTCAGCGCCTGCGCCCGCAGCGGCGGCAGCGCCCGCAGCGCCCGCAGCAACCGCCGATCCGGTGACCGAACGGGTGCTTGCGGTGGTGGCCGAGAAGACCGGCTACCCGCCGGAGATGCTCGACCTCGACCTCGACCTGGAAGCCGACCTGGGGGTGGATACGGTCAAGCAGGCGGAGACGTTCGCCGCCATCCGTGAAGCGTTCGGCATCGAGCGGATCGAAAACCTGAAACTGCGCGACTATCCGACCCTGCGCCACGTGATCAACTTTGTCTACGAGCATCGGCCCGACCTCAAGACTGTGGCGGTGTCCGCGCCTGAACCGGTCGCAGCGCCTGCGTCAGCGCCTGCGCCCGCAGCGGCGGCAGCACCCGCCGATCCGGTGACCGAACGGGTGCTTGCGGTGGTGGCCGAGAAGACCGGCTACCCGCCGGAGATGCTCGAACTCGACCTCGACCTGGAGGCCGATCTGGGCGTGGATACGGTCAAGCAGGCGGAGACGTTCGCTGCCATCCGCGAGGCGTTCGGCATCGAGCGGATCGAAAACCTGAAACTGCGCGACTATCCGACCCTGCGCCACGTGATTAATTTCGTCTATGATCATCGGCCCGATCTCAAGCCATCGGCGACGCCTGCGGCGTCAGCGCCTGCGCCCACAGCGGCGGCAGCGCCCGCAGCGCCTGCAACAACCGCCGATCCGGTGACCGAGCGGGTGCTCGCGGTGGTGGCTGAGAAGACCGGCTACCCGCCGGAGATGCTCGACCTCGACCTCGACCTGGAGGCGGACCTGGGGGTGGATACGGTCAAGCAGGCGGAGACGTTCGCCGCGATCCGTGAGGCGTTCGGCATCGAGCGCGTCGAGGACCTGAAACTGCGCGACTATCCAACCCTGCGCCACGTGATTAATTTCGTCTATGATCGCCGGCCCGACCTCAAGCCATCTGAAGGAGTGACAACAACGCCAGTAGCGACAGGTGCAGCGCCCGTTGCGTCGGCTGCACCCACACCCGCAGCGCAACCGGCAGTGACGCTCGCACCGGTCGAGAATGCCGATATGGTTCCGCGCCGCGTGGTCGTTCCGGCGCTACGCCCGGCAATCGACTTGTGCAAACCGACCGGCGTTGCACTCGACGGCAACACCCGCGTCGTGGTAATGATGGACCGTGGCGGAGTTGGCAAGGCGCTGCTCAACCGCCTGGAGAAGCGCGGCGTCGGCACGCTGGTCATCGAAGAGCCGCCATCCGCCGAGGAACTGGAGCAACGACTCAAAGGATGGCTGGCGGAAGGTCCGATCCACGGCGTCTACTGGCTGCCAGCGCTCGATGTCGAACCGGCGATCGAGGAGATGGACCTGGCAACCTGGCGTGAACTGAACCAGGTGCGCGTCAAGAACCTCTACCTGACACTGCGGACACTGTACGACACGCTCGTGGGACCGGGCACATTCCTGGTCTCGGCGACGCGGCTCGGTGGATTGCACGGCTATGGACCGGAAGGCGCATCCGCACCGCTCGGCGGCGCCGTCGTCGGCTGCACTAAATCGTACAAGCGCGAACGCCAGGATATTCTGGTCAAGGCGGTCGATTTCGAGCCGGGGCGCAAGACGGCAGAACCGGCAGACCTGCTTATCGCTGAGACCCTCTTCGATCCCGGAGTCGTTGAAGTCGGCTACCGCGACAGCCTGCGCTACACCGTCACCTTCGAGGAGCGTCCGACGGCTGACGGCACACCGGGCATGACCCTTGGAAAGGACACCGTGTTCGTTGTCACCGGCGCGGCTGGCGGCATTACCTCCGCTATCACCGCCGACCTGGCAGCGGCGTCGGGCGGTATTTTCTACCTGCTCGACCTGACGCCCAAGCCGAACCCGGACGACCCGAACATTGCGCTGTTCCGTCAGGACAAAGAGGCGCTCAAGCGCAAGTTGATCGAAGACTTCCGCGCGGCAGGCGAACGCCCCACACCGGTGATGATCGACCGCAAGATCCTGGCGATCGAGCGTGAAGAGGCGGCACTGCGCGCCATCGAAGCGGTGCAGGCCGCCGGCGGCACGGCGCACTACTTCAGCGTCAACCTGCTCGACGGTCCGGGCGTCGCTGCGGTCATCGCCGATGTGCGCGAGCGCTACGGGCGGATCGACGTGCTGCTGCACGCCGGCGGTATCGAGATCTCCAAGGCGCTGCCCGACAAGGAGCCGAAGGAGTTCGACCTGGTGTTCGACATCAAGGCGGACGGCTACTTCAGCATTTTGAACGCCGCGAAGGGCATGCCAATAGGCGCAACGGTGGTGTTCAGTTCAGTCGCTGGTCGCTTTGGCAACAGCGGTCAGTCGGACTACTCATCCGCCAACGACCTGCTCTGCAAAGTGACGAGCAGCATGCGCACCTGGCGACCGGAGACGCGCGGTATCGCCATCGACTGGACAGCCTGGGGTGGCATTGGGATGGCAACCCGAGGTTCTATTCCGAAGATTATGGAGATGGCGGGCATCGACATGCTGCCGCCGGAAGCAGGTATCCCGACCATCCGCCGCGAACTGACGAAGAGCGCCTTCCGCGGCGAGATCGTCGTCGGGCAGCGGCTCGGCATCCTGGCGGCAGAGTTCGATGAAACCGGGGGTCTCGACCCGGCGAAGGTCGATACTGGCGGACGCCTGATGATCGGGAGCGTTAAAGCCTTCAAACTGTACGGCGGCATCGAAGTGGAGACGACCCTTGATCCGAAAGAGCAACCGTTCCTCTACGACCATCAGATCGACGGGGTGCCGGTGCTGCCCGGCGTGATGGGAACCGAAGCGTTCGCCGAGTTGGCGACGCTCCTGACGCCGGGATTCCGTGTCGCATCGATCAGTGAGCAGTTCAGCAGCCCGTTCAAGTTCCATCGGAACCAACCGCGCACGCTCTACCTGAGCGCGACGATCCACCCGACGGGCAATGGAACGCTTGTGGCAAAGACGACCCTGCGCGGCATGGTGCAACCGCGTCCCGAACTGTCGCCACGCTTCGACACCCACTTTGTCGGTGAGGTCTACCTCACGACGGCGCCGGTTGAAGAGCGGACGATTGACTTCGTGCCGCCATCAACCGAGGCGCTCGACATCGACCGGGAACGCATCTACCGGGTCTACTTCCACGGACCAGCGTATCAGGTGATGGAGCGCATCGGCGTCATGGGCGATCGGGCAGTGGCGCTGATGGTGGACGGTCTGCCGCCGAACAGCTCGCCCGATATGCCAATGCTGATCGCGCCACGGGTGATCGAGCTTTGCTTCCAGGCGGCAGGGATGTGGGAGATGGTGACCCACCGGGCGATGGCATTGCCATCTGCCATTGGAAGCGTCACCATCCTGCGGCACCCAGAGCGCGCCGAAGGGCGACGCCTCTACGCGCTGGTCACGGCCATCGATGGCGGCGCATCCTACGATGTGCAGGTGGTCGATACGGACGGTACCGTGTACGTCGATCTGCGCGGCTACCGCACCTCGCGGTTGCCGGGCGAAGTCACCGTGTAG